AACCGTTGTGCAACGGCTTTTTGACTCATTTTAAATCAAAATCAATAAGCATTTTATAATTATAGTCATTTAGTTTTAAAAAAGCGTTCCAAACATTCAAAAATATTTGGGACTTCCCTTAATAAATCAGTCACTTTCTTCTTCAAAATATCTCAAACTTGCTCAATAGGATTCAAATCTGGGGAATAAGGCTGTAGAGATAAGAAAAAGTGTTTATCTTGAATGCAGTTTTCATCCAAAATGTTCTTGGGATGAAAACTAGCATTGTCCATGACAATGACATGAGGTGTCTTCAAAGTAGGCGAGAGCTACGTTTTGAACCACTCCACAAAGAAATCGCTCGTCATACTTTCCTTGTAAATCATGGGAGCTATAAACTCTCCATCTACTTGTCCTGCAACAATTGAAGTCCGCTAATCTTTTCATGGACTTTTTCCCCTCTAGAAGCCCGTGTATAAGGACGATAGAGGTAGCGGTCGATTCCCGTTTCGTCAATATATACGACTGGTAAATCTTTTAGGTTATCCAAAATATCAAGAAATTCAGCGACTTTCTCAGAATCTTGTTCCTTAAAGCTAGTCATCTTTTTTAAAGTGATATGAATTTGCTTTAAAGCTGCCCAGACTGAAGGGACAGCACAATCAAAATGTGCCACAATTTCCCGTAAAAAAGCGTCTAGATGAGCGTCTAGATGAGCCTCTACAAAGACTTTCAATTCCTCTAAAGGAATCTTTCGCTTTTTGACTACTCGCTTTTTTCGCTCTAAGTATCCTTGTTCACGTCTTTCTTTTCCCACGTGAAGAGAGTTCTGTCGCCAACATCAAAAATTTTAGCTGCCTCGACATGGCTGTGTCCTTCTTTGATGTAATCTAATGCTCCTTGTTTAAAATCTCTACTATATGCTATAGCTTTATTATAAGATGCTTATTTTAAACTAAACAACTATACCCTGGCTTGAACTGACTATTTTATATATTGTCTTACTTCGTCCTCACAAAAATATATCAAAAATCAAAAGCGCTTAGGAAAAAACTCTATTTCATGAGAGAATACAATAAATCTTCCCACAATAAAACGCATAATATCAAGTTTTTTTGGCACCTGATATCATGCATTTTCTGTTCTTAAAATATTTTTTCTCAGTCTCTTTTTGTTACAAGTTCATCTTCAAAGTCCTTGATTTTTAGTAAATCTAAAATCAAATTTTATCCAACTGACCCTTCCATTTCATAGCTAATCAAGCGGTTCAGCTCAACAGCATACTCCATTGGAAGTTCTTTTGTAAAGGGCTCTACAAATCCCATGACAATCATCTCAGTTGCTTCAGATTCTGACAATCCACGGCTCATGAGGTAATAGAGTTGTTCCTCTGAAATCTTAGAAACCTTGGCTTCGTGTTCCAAAGCAACTTGCGAGTTGTGAATTTCATTAAATGGAATAGTATCTGATGCTGATAAGTCATCCATGATAATAGTATCACACTCAATATGAGAAACAGATTTCTTAGAGTTTTTGTTAAAGGTTACTTGTCCACGGTAGTCAACCTTCCCTCCGCCTTTAGCGATAGATTTAGACACAATAGACGAGCTAGTATGTGGAGCATTGTGGATCATCTTAGCACCAGTATCTTGGTGTTGCCCTGCATTAGCAAAGGCAATAGAAAGCATGGTACCACGCGCCCCTTCTCCATCTAGGTAAACAGATGGGTATTTCATGGTTGTTTTGGCACCCAAGTTTCCATCAATCCACTCAACAGTGGCATCCTTTTGAGCCTTAGCACGCTTTGTTACCAAGTTATAGACGTTATCAGACCAGTTTTGGATGGTTGTATAACGCATATAAGCACCATCCAAGGCAAAAATTTCTACGATGGCAGCATGCAAACTGTTGCTTGAATAAGTTGGTGCTGTACAGCCTTCTACATAATGGACACTTGCTCCCTCATCAACGATAATCAAGGTACGTTCAAACTGACCAGTATTTTCGTTGTTGATACGGAAGTAAGTTTGAAGTGGAATATCCACTTTGACCCCTTTTGGTACGTAGATAAAGGTTCCACCAGACCATACTGCTGAGTTGAGGGCAGCCAATTTGTTATCTGTTGGCGGTACCAACTTAGCAAAGTATTGTTTAAACAAGTCTGGGTATTCCTTGAGGGCAGAATCTGTATCTGTAAAGATAATCCCCAATTTCTGGAACTCTTCCTTCATGTTGTGGTAAACCACTTCTGACTCGTACTGGACAGAGGCACCTGCTAAATAAGCACGCTCAGCTTCCGGAATCCCGATACGTTCAAAGGTTTCTTTAATTTTTTCAGGAACCTCATCCCAAGAACGGGCTGGTTTATCAGATGGTTTTTGGTAGTAGATCAGGTCATCAAAATCAATCTCTGACAAGTCTGCTCCCCAAGTTTGCATAGGCATTTTTTTGAAGGTTTCATAAGACTTCAAACGGAATTCTAACATCCACTCAGGTTCTCCCTTAGCAGCTGATAGTTCACGAATGACATCTTCGTTCAATCCTTTTCCTGTCGATAGGACAGGCTCTACATCATCATGGAAACCAAATTTATATTCACCAAGGTCAATTGGTTTTGGTTCTACTCTTTCTTCAGCCATAATATCCTTTCTTTCATTCTTCATTTCTACTGATTCATAAGACAAAAGAAACTTGCCTTACTTGTTTTCTTGATTTTCAATTGTTTTCTTGAGGGCGTTCCAAGCTAAGGTTGCACACTTGATTCGTTGAGGGAATTTGGCAACACCTGACAAGAAAGCTGCATCGCCTAGTTGATCTTGGCGTTCATCTTTTTGGCCTTGAACCATTTCAGAAAAAATAGTCGCAAGTTCTAAAATTTCTTGTTTAGTTCTGCCTAAAACTGCATCTGTCATCATGCTAGCAGAGGCAGTTGAGATGGTACAACCTGAGTTTAGAAAAGCGATATCCTCCAAGCGGTCATCTGCATCAAACTTGACGGAGAGATTAATCACATCCCCACAGGTCGGATTGTTGAGACTGATTTGTTCAGCGTCTTCTAACTTCCCTTGATGATGTGGATTTTTCGAATGGTCCGCTACCACTGCCATATAAAGACTATCTAGTTTAGAAAGTGCCATTGAAAAACTCCTTTGTCTTTTGTAAAGCATCGACTAGCTTGTCGCAATCTGCCTTGGTATTGTAGATATAAAAACTTGCGCGAGCTGTTGCTGGGACATCCAAATACTGAAGCAAGGGTTGGGCGCAGTGGTGACCTGCTCGAACAGCCACTCCTTCATAATCCAAAGCAGTCGCAAGGTCGTGAGGATGAAGGTCGCCTAGGTTAAAGGCAATTACACCCGAACGTTGTGCTAAATCCTGTGAACCGTAAATGGTCAAACCTTCAATAGCCTGCAGTTTTGGAAAGACGTAAGAGATTAACTCCTGTTCATGAGCTTCAATCGCATCCATACCAATTTTTTCTAGATAATCTACTGCAGTAGCTAGTCCGATAGCACCTGCCATATTAGGAGTTCCTGCCTCGAATTTCCAAGGCAATTCCTTCCAGCTAGCAGACTGCTCATAAACGAAATCAATCATTTCGCCGCCGAATTCAATTGGTGACATTTGTTCTAGATACTTTTCTTTGCCGTAAAGAACACCGATACCAGTTGGACCCGCCATCTTGTGACCTGAAAAGGCAAAGAAGTCAACATCCAAATCCTGGACATCAATCTTCATATGGGGTGTAGACTGAGCACCATCCACCACCATGACGGCTCCCACTTGGTGGGCCAATTGAGTGATTTCTTTGATTGGACTGACCACACCAAGAATATTTGAGGCGTGAGCTAGCGAAACAAACTTGACTTTATCAGTCAATTTAGCTCGTAAATCATCCATATCCAGAGCACCATCCTTGAGATAGACATAGACAAGCTCAGCTCCAGTCTTGCGGCAGGCCTCTTGCCAAGGAATGATATTGGAATGGTGTTCCATGACAGAAATCAAAACTTGATCTCCCTCAGTCAAGACTTCCTCTGCAAAGCGTGCTACCCAGTTAAGACTGGTTGTCGTTCCCCTCGTAAAGAGAACTTCCTTTGTAGAGCCTGCATTGATAAACTTACGAACGGTTTCACGAGCAGCTTCATAGGAAGCTGTTGCCCTTTCTGCCAAGGTATGAACGCCACGATGAACATTGGCATTGTCCTGCTCATAATAACGGTTAATCGTTTCCAGAACTGCTAGTGGTTTTTGTGTCGTCGCGGCATTATCCAGATAAACCAAAGGTTCATCGTTGACAATCTGGTCTAAAATTGGAAAATCCTTGCGAATCGCTTCTACATCTAACATAGGCTACCCCTTAGCGTTTTGACAATTTTTCTTCGATAGTTGTAATCATTTCATCACGAACTTCCTTGACTGGAATCTCAACGATAACAGATCCAAGGAAACCACGAACAACCAAGCGTTCTGCAGTTGCCTTATCCAAGCCACGGCTCATGAGGTAATACATATCTTCTGGATCTACCTGACCTATAGAAGCCGCGTGTCCTGCAGTTACGTCATTTTCATCAATCAAAAGAATTGGATTGGCATCTGAACGCGCTTGGTCTGAAAGCATGAGAACACGGCTCTCTTGTTGCGCATCTGCCCCCTTAGCACCCTTAATAATGTGGCCAATACCATTGAAGGTCAAGGTTGCTTTTTCAAGAATAACCCCATGTTGGAGGATATTTCCGATTGAATTGCAACCATAGTTAGTTACTCGGGTATCAATCCCTTGTACCTGACGGCCACTTGAAAGAGCTACCACTTTAAGGTCGGCATGGCTACCATTACCAATCAAGTCACTATCAAAATCCGCAACGACGTTTCCTTCGTTCATGACACCGATTGCCCAGTCAATGCTTGCATCGTTGCCTAATTTACCACGACGGCTAATGTAAGCAGTGACGTTTTCACCTAGACGGTCGATCGCAGCAAACTTCACTTGAGCACCAGAACGTGCAATTACTTCAACAGTAATGTTTGCAGTTGCTTTGGCACTTCCTTCACCGCGTGACTCTAAACGCTCCAGATAACTAATCTTAGAATTTTTACCAGCGATAATCATAATATGCTTGTTAAACGGCACATCACTATCGCTGTCTTGATAGAAAATTCCTTCGATTGGTTCTTTAATCTCAACATTATCAGGAATGTAGAGAACAGCACCACTGTTGAAATAAGCTGTATGGTAGGCTGCCAACTTATCATCGTCATATTTAACAGATGACATGAAGAATTCCTCAATAAGCTCTGGAATTTCTTCTAAAGCTGTATGGAAATCTGTGAAGACAACACCCTGTTCAGCTAACTCAACTGGAGTTTGCTCAAAAACAGTTTGAGTTCCTACTTGCACCAACTTCAAGTGATTATCTAGTGCAGTGAAATCTGGAACGTTTGCTGATGGCTCACTTTCTGTAATTGTTCCATCACCCAGATTCCAACGGTGGAATTTGACACGCTCAATAACTGGTAATTCCAAAGTCTCAATCTTGTCAAAAGCTTTTTGACGGAGATCAGCCAACCAGCTTGGTTCAGCGTGCATTTCTGAAAAAAGTTTAATATTTTCTTTAGTCATTTACTTCTCCTAAAAGATACGAGGGAATTACAATTCTTCCTTGTAGTCGTAGCCAAGTTCTTCAGCTAGTTTTGCGTATCCTTCACGTTCCAAACGTGCAGCCAATTCTGGACCACCAGAAAGGACAACACGCCCTTCCATCATCACATGTACCACGTCTGGTGTGATGTAGTTCAAAAGACGTTGGTAGTGAGTGATAATCATAGCACCAAAACCTTCACCACGCATGGCATTAACACCTTTCGACACGACTTTAAGAGCGTCAATATCAAGACCAGAGTCAATCTCGTCCAAAAGGGCAAAAGTTGGTTCCAACATCAAAAGTTGAAGAATTTCATTGCGTTTTTTCTCACCACCAGAGAAACCTTCGTTGAGGTAACGCTCTGCCATTTCTTCTTTCATGTTGAGCAATTCCATCTTCTCATCCAATTTAGTGATAAACGCACGAACTGAAATCTTCTCATCGTCTTCCTTACCAGCATTCATAGCTGCACGAAGAAACTCAGCGTTAGTAATACCAGGAATTTCTGATGGGTATTGCATAGCAAGGAAAAGTCCCATACGCGCACGCTCGTCCACTTCCAACTCAAGGATGTTTACGCCATCAAACAAGACCTCACCTTTGGTAACTTCATAGTTTGGATTTCCCATGATAGCGGCAGAAAGAGTCGATTTACCAGTACCATTTGGTCCCATGATAGCGGCGATTTCGCCTGTTTTCAGGGTCAGGTTAACCCCTTTTAAAATTTCTTTTCCTTCAATCTCAACGTGAAGATCTTTGATCTCTAATACTGACATGATAGTTCCTTTCTTTTTCAAGGCCTTTACAGTTCTTACTGGAAACATACTTGATTTCCCTAGAAAATACGGTAAAAGGTCAATAAATATACTTTTATAGTATAACAAAAAAAAGCCTAAAAGGCTTTGATTTTGTCTAGAAGCTGAGGACTAGTCTTTTCCTTTTAAATGCTGGTCAATGACGTCTACAATCTTGCCCATCAAGTAACTAACTCGGAAATTTCTAAAGAGCAAAATGGCCCAAAAGGCTGCCATAATATAACGACCAGTCATCCATGCTTCATTGAAAAAATAGGTCTCAGCAGCTGTAAACAGCGCGATGATAATAAATT
Above is a genomic segment from Streptococcus sp. SN-1 containing:
- the sufU gene encoding Fe-S cluster assembly sulfur transfer protein SufU, whose amino-acid sequence is MALSKLDSLYMAVVADHSKNPHHQGKLEDAEQISLNNPTCGDVINLSVKFDADDRLEDIAFLNSGCTISTASASMMTDAVLGRTKQEILELATIFSEMVQGQKDERQDQLGDAAFLSGVAKFPQRIKCATLAWNALKKTIENQENK
- the sufB gene encoding Fe-S cluster assembly protein SufB, which codes for MAEERVEPKPIDLGEYKFGFHDDVEPVLSTGKGLNEDVIRELSAAKGEPEWMLEFRLKSYETFKKMPMQTWGADLSEIDFDDLIYYQKPSDKPARSWDEVPEKIKETFERIGIPEAERAYLAGASVQYESEVVYHNMKEEFQKLGIIFTDTDSALKEYPDLFKQYFAKLVPPTDNKLAALNSAVWSGGTFIYVPKGVKVDIPLQTYFRINNENTGQFERTLIIVDEGASVHYVEGCTAPTYSSNSLHAAIVEIFALDGAYMRYTTIQNWSDNVYNLVTKRAKAQKDATVEWIDGNLGAKTTMKYPSVYLDGEGARGTMLSIAFANAGQHQDTGAKMIHNAPHTSSSIVSKSIAKGGGKVDYRGQVTFNKNSKKSVSHIECDTIIMDDLSASDTIPFNEIHNSQVALEHEAKVSKISEEQLYYLMSRGLSESEATEMIVMGFVEPFTKELPMEYAVELNRLISYEMEGSVG
- a CDS encoding DUF3272 domain-containing protein, producing MNRQQFIIIALFTAAETYFFNEAWMTGRYIMAAFWAILLFRNFRVSYLMGKIVDVIDQHLKGKD
- a CDS encoding cysteine desulfurase — translated: MLDVEAIRKDFPILDQIVNDEPLVYLDNAATTQKPLAVLETINRYYEQDNANVHRGVHTLAERATASYEAARETVRKFINAGSTKEVLFTRGTTTSLNWVARFAEEVLTEGDQVLISVMEHHSNIIPWQEACRKTGAELVYVYLKDGALDMDDLRAKLTDKVKFVSLAHASNILGVVSPIKEITQLAHQVGAVMVVDGAQSTPHMKIDVQDLDVDFFAFSGHKMAGPTGIGVLYGKEKYLEQMSPIEFGGEMIDFVYEQSASWKELPWKFEAGTPNMAGAIGLATAVDYLEKIGMDAIEAHEQELISYVFPKLQAIEGLTIYGSQDLAQRSGVIAFNLGDLHPHDLATALDYEGVAVRAGHHCAQPLLQYLDVPATARASFYIYNTKADCDKLVDALQKTKEFFNGTF
- the sufD gene encoding Fe-S cluster assembly protein SufD, producing the protein MTKENIKLFSEMHAEPSWLADLRQKAFDKIETLELPVIERVKFHRWNLGDGTITESEPSANVPDFTALDNHLKLVQVGTQTVFEQTPVELAEQGVVFTDFHTALEEIPELIEEFFMSSVKYDDDKLAAYHTAYFNSGAVLYIPDNVEIKEPIEGIFYQDSDSDVPFNKHIMIIAGKNSKISYLERLESRGEGSAKATANITVEVIARSGAQVKFAAIDRLGENVTAYISRRGKLGNDASIDWAIGVMNEGNVVADFDSDLIGNGSHADLKVVALSSGRQVQGIDTRVTNYGCNSIGNILQHGVILEKATLTFNGIGHIIKGAKGADAQQESRVLMLSDQARSDANPILLIDENDVTAGHAASIGQVDPEDMYYLMSRGLDKATAERLVVRGFLGSVIVEIPVKEVRDEMITTIEEKLSKR
- the sufC gene encoding Fe-S cluster assembly ATPase SufC, which produces MSVLEIKDLHVEIEGKEILKGVNLTLKTGEIAAIMGPNGTGKSTLSAAIMGNPNYEVTKGEVLFDGVNILELEVDERARMGLFLAMQYPSEIPGITNAEFLRAAMNAGKEDDEKISVRAFITKLDEKMELLNMKEEMAERYLNEGFSGGEKKRNEILQLLMLEPTFALLDEIDSGLDIDALKVVSKGVNAMRGEGFGAMIITHYQRLLNYITPDVVHVMMEGRVVLSGGPELAARLEREGYAKLAEELGYDYKEEL